The following are encoded in a window of Etheostoma cragini isolate CJK2018 chromosome 7, CSU_Ecrag_1.0, whole genome shotgun sequence genomic DNA:
- the LOC117948207 gene encoding transmembrane protein 26 — translation MCCLLNILLALLSRFLFAVHGVVTVWRVVAVKEEPLYWLLLMGVALLGVEMAVTLKCTQNAEWKWFSPMVFLYLSTVIPSIWFLELSLLQSKLPVNNSSGPELHLLARIPITAGIVELDPENWVAGLEQTMLIVLVLGRWLMPKGDMSRDQLSQLLMVYVGLGADILDIFDTFKEPEVKTNQVVVIMGLGLFSWALMQFPLVLTQTQPPKGEPPQKSVTGLSCVPGAPSSFASCCSSEVWSLLLTVGLQDGPFLLYRLYLMVQEQVLNQLMIFFTCKNILIVLLELYRIFVVQCEQPVWESGLERCDALVLRCPTQRGGKEEEEEEEKAGGEEQSCHTETERGTEREEDHRGVQV, via the exons ATGTGTTGTCTCCTGAACATCCTGCTGGCTTTGCTGAGTCGCTTCCTGTTTGCGGTCCACGGGGTGGTGACAGTGTGGCGTGTGGTGGCCGTTAAAGAGGAGCCACTCTATTGGCTGCTGCTAATGGGCGTTGCTTTGCTCGGAGTGGAAATGGCTGTCACTCTGAAGTGCACCCAAAACGCAGAGTGGAAATG GTTCTCCCCTATGGTTTTCCTCTACCTCAGTACTGTCATCCCGTCCATTTGGTTCCTGGAGCTAAGCCTGCTGCAGTCCAAGCTGCCTGTCAACAATTCCTCAGGCCCCGAGCTTCATTTGCTGGCTCGCATACCGATCACAGCG GGCATTGTGGAGCTGGACCCAGAGAACTGGGTGGCTGGCCTGGAGCAGACCATGCTCATAGTGCTGGTTCTGGGTCGCTGGCTGATGCCCAAGGGGGACATGTCTCGCGACCAGCTCTCACAGCTCCTTATGGTCTACGTGGGACTGGGCGCCGACATCCTGGACATCTTCGACACCTTCAAGGAACCCGAGGTCAAAACCAACCAAGTGGTTGTCATCATGGGCCTGGGCCTCTTCTCTTGGGCGCTAATGCAGTTTCCTCTGGTGCTAACCCAGACACAACCCCCAAAGGGTGAGCCTCCACAGAAAAGTGTGACTGGTCTCTCCTGCGTCCCCGGTGCTCCTTCGTCGTTCGCCTCCTGCTGCTCCAGTGAAGTGTGGAGCTTGCTGCTTACAGTGGGACTCCAAGATGGTCCATTTCTGCTTTACCGCCTCTACCTCATGGTCCAAGAGCAGGTACTCAACCAGCTGATGATCTTCTTCACCTGCAAGAACATCCTTATCGTCCTGTTGGAGCTTTACAGAATCTTTGTGGTGCAGTGCGAGCAGCCGGTTTGGGAATCAGGGTTGGAGAGGTGTGATGCTTTGGTGCTCCGGTGTCCAACCCAGAGGGgtggaaaagaggaggaggaggaggaggagaaagcagGTGGAGAGGAGCAAAGCTGTcatacagaaacagagagaggcaCTGAAAGGGAGGAAGATCACAGAGGTGTccaggtgtaa
- the gabrd gene encoding gamma-aminobutyric acid receptor subunit delta, with protein sequence MEIPTFLLASLALLFIGGDLFTWAMLSDIGDYVGTDIQISWLPNLDELMKGYARNFRPGIGGPPVNVAMAIEVASIDHISEANMDYTMTVFLRQSWRDDRLSFNHTNKTLGLDSRFVDKLWLPDTFIVNAKSAWFHDVTVENKLIRLQPNGVILYSSRITSTVACDMDLTKYPMDEQECMLDLESYGYSSEDIVYHWSESQRHIHGLDKLELSQFTITDYRFVTEMMNFKSAGRFPRLSLRFELRRNRGVYIIQSYMPSILLVAMSWVSFWISQTAVPARVSLGITTVLTMTTLMVSARSSLPRASAIKALDVYFWICYVFVFAALIEYAFAHYNADYRLKEKAKVKANKLSSESIVKNGKQAMVLFSLSVTGMNQGVTISNRQGRPQRSSSEIPGEGGSEEAEPRRRRSRQTEESTEEKKCCSKCVCKPIDADTIDIYARAVFPFTFAVVNVIYWVAYTM encoded by the exons GGCCATGCTGAGTGACATTGGGGACTATGTAGGTACAGACATTCAAATATCCTGGTTACCTAATCTGGATGAGTTAATGAAGGGCTATGCAAGAAATTTTCGCCCTGGGATAGGAG GTCCACCTGTTAACGTGGCCATGGCTATTGAAGTGGCCAGCATTGACCACATCTCTGAAGCCAACATG GATTACACCATGACCGTGTTCTTGCGGCAGAGCTGGCGCGACGACCGCCTGTCCTTCAATCACACCAACAAGACTCTGGGATTGGACAGTCGATTCGTGGACAAGTTGTGGCTGCCCGACACCTTCATCGTCAATGCCAAATCTGCTTGGTTCCACGATGTCACTGTGGAGAACAAGCTGATCCGCCTGCAGCCCAATGGAGTCATTCTATACAGCAGCCG AATCACTTCGACGGTTGCGTGTGACATGGACCTGACCAAGTATCCAATGGATGAACAAGAGTGTATGCTGGACCTGGAAAGCT atggtTACTCCTCAGAGGACATTGTTTACCACTGGTCGGAGAGTCAGAGACACATCCACGGCCTGGACAAACTGGAGCTCTCCCAGTTCACCATCACAGACTATCGCTTTGTCACTGAGATGATGAACTTCAAATCTG CGGGACGATTTCCAAGGCTCAGCCTTCGCTTTGAGCTGAGACGTAATCGAGGTGTCTACATCATCCAGTCGTACATGCCTTCAATACTACTGGTTGCCATGTCCTGGGTGTCCTTTTGGATCAGCCAAACAGCTGTCCCTGCTCGTGTATCTTTAG GGATCACGACTGTTCTCACCATGACCACGCTGATGGTAAGCGCCCGCTCCTCCTTGCCTCGAGCGTCAGCCATCAAGGCGTTAGACGTCTACTTCTGGATCTGTTACGTGTTTGTGTTTGCCGCACTCATTGAGTACGCCTTCGCTCACTACAACGCTGACTACCGACTCAAAGAAAAGGCCAAGGTGAAGGCCAACAAGCTCAGCTCTGAG TCCATTGTGAAGAACGGCAAACAGGCTATGGTTCTGTTCTCCCTGTCGGTCACTGGCATGAACCAGGGTGTAACGATTTCCAACCGCCAGGGTCGTCCCCAGCGCTCCAGCAGCGAAATCCCTGGGGAGGGCGGCAGCGAGGAGGCTGAGCCGAGGAGGAGAAGGTCCAGGCAGACTGAAGAGAGCACGGAGGAGAAGAAGTGCTGTTCCAAGTGCGTCTGCAAGCCCATTGATGCTGACACCATCGACATCTACGCCAGGGCCGTGTTCCCTTTCACTTTTGCTGTGGTGAACGTGATTTACTGGGTGGCGTACACCATGTGA